A stretch of Leptospira terpstrae serovar Hualin str. LT 11-33 = ATCC 700639 DNA encodes these proteins:
- a CDS encoding ATP-binding protein, which translates to MDRISFEDKSRWNALLNTYSSYLKDAETGVRGYILTGDPEFLEPYQVALLDIPAAETLLRAECEPAYEIELESIIRASKLKIDYIQNFVKHFPIKKPQKSEFIESKRRMDVFRSELKSLLDRKLERENIEKEKNRKFTTRLISVSGGLFFVLSLFILWMILILKRNAKILLEKELIEDRLFEIDDLYQNSPVGFHSLDASGYFVKVNRTELDWLGYAEEELVGKVKWSDLLTEESKQTFQNNFPVFKSTGHIENLRFEAIRKNGSSIFINLSATATYSKTGEMIRSRSVLLDISRMVLYEKELIEARVRAEDANRAKSEFLSSMSHELRTPLNAVIGLSMWLMEDNPKPEQVEYLKNLRFSSETLLTLINDILDFNKIEERMIIIEEIDFSLKEFISSVSSSFTVKAKEQLLSFREEIDKNLPEYICFDPTRMLQVLNNLLSNAVKFTTEGTITLRVLLVSKFENQVVIRFEVEDTGIGISSDKLKYVFEKFTQANQDTTRKFGGSGLGLAISKGLVELMHGNLELESKLGKGSKFSFTFPCKIGKSISSSSLRHAKANSLDLLGKRILVADDIDINRSVVIRFLQRWGIESEEASDGEVVLAKLAKYKIDLILMDLHMPNVDGYMATKRIRENPSWQNIPIIALTASAQLETKEKIHAVGMNDFISKPFYPNDLYQKLVYWISS; encoded by the coding sequence ATGGATCGAATTTCTTTTGAAGATAAGAGCCGTTGGAATGCACTTTTAAATACATATTCCTCCTATCTTAAGGATGCAGAAACCGGGGTAAGGGGATACATTCTCACTGGTGATCCAGAATTTTTGGAGCCATACCAAGTCGCTTTATTGGATATACCAGCGGCCGAGACATTGCTTCGTGCTGAATGTGAACCAGCTTATGAAATAGAACTAGAATCGATCATTCGTGCGAGCAAGTTAAAGATAGATTACATTCAGAATTTCGTAAAACACTTTCCAATCAAAAAACCTCAAAAATCTGAATTTATAGAAAGTAAAAGGCGGATGGATGTTTTTCGTTCCGAATTAAAGTCACTCCTAGATCGTAAATTAGAAAGAGAAAATATTGAAAAAGAAAAAAACAGAAAATTTACAACTCGATTAATTTCCGTATCAGGAGGTTTGTTTTTTGTTCTATCTCTTTTTATATTATGGATGATTCTTATTTTAAAAAGAAACGCAAAAATCTTATTAGAGAAGGAATTGATCGAAGATCGTTTATTTGAAATAGATGATTTATATCAAAACTCACCTGTAGGTTTTCATAGTTTAGATGCGAGTGGTTATTTTGTAAAAGTCAATCGGACCGAATTGGATTGGTTGGGTTATGCCGAAGAAGAATTAGTCGGGAAAGTAAAATGGTCTGATTTACTCACTGAAGAAAGTAAACAAACATTTCAAAATAATTTTCCAGTTTTTAAAAGTACTGGGCATATCGAAAATTTAAGATTTGAAGCCATACGTAAAAATGGAAGCTCCATATTTATAAATCTTTCGGCAACTGCCACTTATTCAAAAACGGGAGAGATGATACGATCACGATCCGTTTTGCTTGACATCTCTCGGATGGTTTTATACGAAAAGGAACTCATAGAAGCACGAGTTCGTGCAGAGGATGCCAATCGAGCAAAGTCAGAATTTCTTTCTAGTATGAGTCATGAATTGAGAACACCTCTAAATGCAGTGATCGGACTTTCTATGTGGCTTATGGAAGACAATCCAAAACCTGAACAAGTGGAATACTTAAAAAACTTACGGTTTTCTAGTGAAACACTATTAACCTTAATCAACGATATTTTGGATTTTAATAAAATTGAAGAACGGATGATCATCATAGAGGAAATTGATTTTAGCCTAAAAGAGTTCATTAGTTCAGTTTCCTCTTCTTTTACAGTCAAAGCAAAAGAACAACTATTATCTTTTCGAGAAGAGATTGATAAAAATTTACCTGAGTATATTTGTTTTGATCCCACACGTATGTTACAAGTGCTTAATAATTTATTATCAAATGCAGTTAAATTCACAACTGAAGGAACAATCACTCTTCGTGTTTTGTTAGTCTCAAAATTTGAAAATCAGGTTGTGATTCGATTTGAAGTGGAAGATACAGGAATTGGAATTTCTTCAGATAAACTTAAATATGTATTTGAAAAGTTCACTCAAGCAAATCAAGACACTACAAGAAAGTTCGGAGGATCCGGTCTTGGTCTTGCGATTTCAAAAGGACTTGTTGAACTTATGCATGGAAATTTGGAATTGGAATCAAAGTTAGGGAAAGGCTCGAAGTTTTCTTTTACCTTTCCGTGTAAAATTGGTAAGTCAATCTCATCTAGTTCTTTACGCCATGCGAAAGCAAACTCTTTGGATTTATTAGGAAAACGTATTCTCGTCGCAGACGACATTGATATCAATCGCTCTGTTGTGATTCGATTTTTGCAACGTTGGGGCATTGAATCTGAAGAAGCTTCCGATGGAGAAGTGGTTCTTGCTAAGTTAGCAAAATATAAAATTGATTTGATACTTATGGATTTACATATGCCGAACGTTGATGGTTATATGGCGACAAAAAGAATTCGCGAGAATCCTAGTTGGCAGAATATTCCCATTATTGCTTTAACCGCTTCTGCTCAATTGGAAACTAAAGAAAAAATACATGCAGTAGGAATGAATGATTTCATTTCTAAACCTTTTTATCCAAATGATTTATATCAGAAGCTGGTATATTGGATTTCTTCCTAA
- a CDS encoding hybrid sensor histidine kinase/response regulator, translated as MDIQKKLNVLIVEDSLASYKAIVSVLQNFGFSIFAERAEWKSEFEQRIKDETWDIVISDFYLPDFDGRYVISRVKEIYPDLPVILITEFLPEDSASEFLKLGAAEFLPKSSIIKLPFVVNRELEAYRLKVSQKKAWDMLVHGEELLTRSQKISHLGHFEVIFPEKNTLWSLELYRILGFDFGEIPLMEKVWSLLDEPEHDHIKVVWEDLLKDNHSKEMIVTLNTKVGRKKVNLWLEAEKFEDSRFRIFGTIHDISDLSELEHSIQLNEQLFKGIFNNSSQAIFLLDLQGHVIRMNRNAVLSFEREEADVQGLELIRSIFSNSDQESIKKLTYGMKLALKNQSFEVFVSYSLSDGREKYFDCDFYSLTDPSGKILYIVLEAKDITEKIILERAYAQSQKLEALGTFAGGIAHDFNNLLTPMLAYVSYLNAEWSKNETNEAIQKSLPAIEGISKSLDRAKNLIQQILTYSKIDNSIAKQLDLREQLLQVLKEVRVVSSNQIVLFTDLGNEPAYVNADPIQIFQILSNLYENAVFALQDTPNPKITISLSRILYEKSELLHVGFMKNTEYWKLSFSDNGSGISPEIIEKIFDPFFTTKGGKGTGLGLPIIYGIMVKMGGTILVNSSIEKGTEFDLYFPAWRTML; from the coding sequence ATGGACATTCAAAAGAAACTCAATGTTTTGATTGTTGAAGATTCGTTAGCTTCTTACAAAGCTATTGTATCTGTGCTTCAAAATTTTGGGTTCTCTATTTTTGCAGAAAGGGCCGAATGGAAATCGGAATTTGAACAAAGAATCAAAGACGAAACTTGGGACATTGTTATATCTGATTTTTACCTTCCTGATTTTGATGGTCGATATGTCATCTCTAGAGTCAAAGAAATCTATCCAGATTTGCCAGTGATTTTAATTACAGAATTTCTTCCCGAAGACTCCGCTTCTGAATTTCTGAAATTGGGTGCAGCCGAATTTTTACCAAAGTCTTCTATCATAAAACTACCGTTTGTTGTGAACCGAGAATTAGAAGCCTACCGATTGAAGGTGTCTCAAAAAAAAGCATGGGATATGTTAGTTCACGGTGAAGAGCTTTTAACCCGTTCTCAAAAAATATCACATCTTGGTCATTTCGAAGTAATTTTTCCTGAAAAAAATACTTTATGGTCTCTGGAGTTATATCGAATTTTAGGATTTGATTTTGGTGAAATTCCGCTCATGGAAAAGGTATGGTCACTTTTAGATGAACCAGAACATGATCATATCAAAGTAGTATGGGAAGACCTTTTAAAAGACAATCATTCTAAAGAAATGATAGTTACTTTGAATACGAAAGTGGGAAGAAAAAAAGTAAATCTTTGGTTGGAAGCAGAGAAGTTTGAAGATTCAAGATTTCGTATCTTTGGAACCATTCATGATATATCTGATTTATCCGAATTAGAACATTCTATACAACTCAACGAACAGTTGTTTAAGGGTATTTTTAATAATTCTTCACAGGCGATTTTTCTTTTGGATTTACAAGGCCATGTGATCCGTATGAATCGTAATGCTGTATTATCTTTTGAACGAGAGGAAGCTGATGTCCAAGGTTTGGAATTAATCCGTTCTATTTTTTCAAACTCCGACCAGGAATCGATAAAAAAATTGACCTATGGTATGAAGCTTGCTTTAAAAAATCAAAGTTTCGAAGTTTTTGTTAGTTATAGTCTATCAGATGGAAGAGAAAAATATTTTGATTGTGACTTCTATTCTCTTACTGATCCTTCTGGAAAAATATTATATATTGTATTAGAAGCAAAAGACATAACTGAAAAAATTATATTAGAGCGTGCTTATGCGCAGTCGCAAAAATTGGAAGCACTCGGTACCTTTGCCGGTGGAATTGCTCACGACTTTAACAATCTTCTAACGCCTATGTTGGCCTATGTTTCTTATTTGAATGCAGAGTGGTCTAAGAATGAAACAAACGAAGCAATTCAAAAGTCTTTACCGGCTATTGAAGGTATTTCAAAATCATTAGATAGAGCAAAAAATTTAATCCAACAGATATTAACCTATTCGAAAATTGATAATTCTATAGCGAAACAATTAGACCTTAGAGAACAACTATTGCAAGTTTTAAAAGAAGTAAGAGTTGTATCGTCCAACCAAATCGTTTTGTTTACTGATTTAGGTAACGAACCTGCCTATGTGAATGCTGATCCAATTCAAATTTTTCAAATTCTTTCTAATCTATATGAAAATGCTGTTTTTGCTCTGCAAGACACTCCCAATCCAAAAATTACGATATCTCTTTCTCGAATTTTGTATGAAAAGTCAGAATTGCTTCATGTGGGATTTATGAAGAACACTGAGTATTGGAAATTAAGTTTTTCTGATAATGGTTCTGGAATTTCACCAGAGATTATCGAAAAAATCTTTGATCCTTTTTTTACTACGAAAGGTGGCAAAGGAACAGGGCTGGGATTACCAATCATTTATGGAATTATGGTAAAGATGGGTGGGACAATTCTAGTGAATTCGAGTATTGAGAAAGGAACTGAGTTCGATTTATATTTTCCTGCTTGGAGAACAATGCTTTAA
- a CDS encoding patatin-like phospholipase family protein translates to MIELFFPKKYSALCLKSAFFGFFAHTGFVRGLQEIGFKPSVVTGSSSGAMIGALYATGREMVEFESLILGLRKKDFWEGNSLTMLGRLLRKGLNGYSGVLTGKATRKILYPYLGNKKFSDLPIKLGIAVSNLSKNKRELITDGNVLDAVMASIAFPFLYEVQEFQGQEFLDGGIGDGEPIKELILDSSIDRIVIHQVNNNRPVSRNTMKRALDASVQIIESETEDLKSLLAKEKGKKLIRLETNTPYLSPNDFSKGKFALAEGRGTAYRNKAEILGDLELPVFNFFNQ, encoded by the coding sequence ATGATAGAACTCTTCTTTCCTAAAAAGTATTCTGCTCTATGTTTAAAATCTGCGTTTTTTGGTTTTTTTGCCCATACAGGTTTTGTGCGGGGTTTACAAGAAATTGGTTTTAAACCCTCTGTGGTCACAGGTTCCAGTTCAGGAGCAATGATTGGTGCCCTGTATGCAACGGGTCGAGAGATGGTCGAATTTGAATCTCTGATTTTGGGACTAAGAAAAAAAGATTTTTGGGAAGGGAATTCTCTGACAATGCTTGGTCGGTTATTGCGAAAGGGACTCAATGGATACAGTGGAGTTTTGACTGGTAAGGCAACCCGTAAGATTTTGTATCCATACCTTGGTAATAAAAAGTTTTCCGACCTGCCTATCAAACTCGGAATTGCAGTTTCTAATCTTTCCAAAAACAAACGTGAACTAATTACTGATGGTAACGTACTTGATGCAGTAATGGCATCGATTGCTTTTCCATTTTTATATGAAGTCCAAGAGTTCCAAGGCCAAGAATTTTTGGATGGTGGCATTGGTGATGGGGAACCTATCAAAGAACTCATTTTGGATTCAAGTATAGACCGCATTGTCATCCACCAAGTAAATAATAATAGACCAGTAAGTCGTAATACCATGAAGCGTGCGTTAGATGCTTCTGTGCAAATTATTGAATCCGAAACAGAAGACTTAAAGTCATTACTGGCAAAAGAAAAAGGGAAAAAACTAATTCGTTTGGAAACAAATACTCCTTATTTATCTCCGAATGATTTTTCAAAAGGAAAGTTTGCCCTTGCGGAAGGTAGAGGAACTGCCTACCGAAACAAGGCAGAAATATTAGGTGATTTGGAATTACCTGTATTTAATTTTTTTAATCAGTAA